A window from Vigna angularis cultivar LongXiaoDou No.4 chromosome 7, ASM1680809v1, whole genome shotgun sequence encodes these proteins:
- the LOC128197832 gene encoding benzyl alcohol O-benzoyltransferase-like, whose amino-acid sequence MELPDCVYPRPPVTIFPCAPTPKHSLHLSNLDSQKFFKFSVKYVHLFEKCVSVDVLKSSLARVLVDYYPLAGRLRRSSICEDDHKLEVDCNGEGVVFAQAFMDATAQQLLQPCNLPNTSWKKLLCKVKAQSFLDLPPLIIQV is encoded by the coding sequence atGGAACTTCCAGATTGTGTATATCCTAGGCCACCAGTTACCATATTCCCATGTGCTCCAACACCAAAGCATTCTCTCCATCTATCCAATCTCGACAGCCAAAAGTTCTTCAAATTCTCCGTTAAGTATGTGCACCTCTTCGAGAAATGTGTGAGCGTGGATGTGTTGAAGTCTTCTCTGGCAAGAGTTTTGGTGGATTACTACCCCTTAGCTGGGAGATTGAGGAGGAGCAGCATTTGTGAGGATGATCACAAGCTTGAGGTGGATTGCAATGGAGAAGGTGTTGTGTTTGCTCAGGCTTTCATGGATGCCACTGCTCAACAATTACTTCAACCTTGCAACCTGCCAAACACTTCATGGAAGAAGCTCCTTTGCAAAGTCAAAGCTCAAAGTTTCTTAGATCTTCCTCCTCTTATAATCCAGGTTtga